In Falco rusticolus isolate bFalRus1 chromosome 7, bFalRus1.pri, whole genome shotgun sequence, the DNA window ggcgcCCGGCACGCCGCACCCCCGCCCCAAgcccccccgcggcggcggcaaCGCGGGCAGCCCGGCGGGCCTAGCTCCCCCGGTAGAGCGCCGCCGCTCGCGTTGCGGCAGGGCTGACGGTGACCGGCGGCAAGGCGCGTCAGGCGCTGCCCGGGCTGCCGCGTAGGGGGGGCCTCACGGCGCGCACtgcctgctgggagctgtagtcTCCTGCCCCGCGCACGACCTCCGCGGGCGGGGGGTGCAGCGggcggcgctgcggggccgcggTCCCGCGTTGCGGGCGCTCTCCGGTGCAGGCGGGGGCGAGCACGGCCGAGCCCGCCGCCGCGCGTgacccagcccccagcccgcgCCTCCGTGCGCAGGCACAGCATGTCACGTTTTGCCGGGGTTAACGTCACACGTTTTGCGGGGCGGTTATGAAAATTTATTCCGACTTTATTTCCAGGCAGCCGCCGGGCTTCCTCCGAGGAGGCTTCTCGACCGAGTCACTGGCAAGTGCCGTTCCAGCGGCAGTTCCGGGCTGTCCCGAGAGACGCAGCTCAGGGCCGCCCGCTGCCCGGGGAAAACGCCACCAGGACAGCTGCGGCCACCGCTGCTGACGGGCGCGGAGCGGGTGCCCGGCGGGCGCACTGGGCAGCAGCGGGGCCGCacccgggcggggcgggggcgccgcGCAGGCGCGCCAGGtgcgggcggggcggggcggggcggggcaggcgGCGCCGAGCGGCGGCAGTACGCAtggagcgggcggcggggatGCTCACCTGCTGGGGAGCTGCGCTGGGGGCCGCCGTCTCCGTCCCCGTCCTGCTGCTCGTGGCAGCGCCCTATGTCAGGTGCGTGTTACCGAGCGCGGCGCTGGCCTTGCGCGCGTGTACGGGCGGCGGCGGTGGTGGTGGCCTCCGTCCCGCGGAGCGGTGGGTGCGGGCGGTCGGTGCCGGCTGCGCCGCGCCTCACGGcggccagccctgcccgcccgTTTGTTTCGCGGGAGCGCGAGTGAAGCGGGCTCCTTTCTCTGGcccgcgctggggcagggcGCTATCGGCGCTTCTCCGGCGCCTCGGTACCGGTGACGCGCTGGCGGCAGGAGCCGGGGCGCTCCTGGGGCTCGGCTCAGCCATGGCACCGGCGGGTCCCGCAGCCTCCGGCCGTCCGGGACTCGctcccggggctgccccggcccgccgcACCGGTGGGGCTGCCGGAGGGGCGGCCGGGGTgcccgggggcggggcccgCGTTCTCCTCACGGCGCCGCGGCGGAGCCCATTGGCCGAGGCTCCGGAGTTGGCGGCGGCAGCCAATGGGAGCCGTGGCCCCACTTGACgcgcgggccgggccggtgGGTGCGGGCCGGTGTCGGTGGAgcgggggggttggggggtgggcTCCCGGCGGCTCGGTCACGGCACGACTGTGATCAACCGCTTCAGGTCGCGGCGCCCGTGAGTCCCCGGGGCCCGGAGCGCAGCCGTTAGCCCGACCGCTGAGGCGAAACCCGGGGGCTCTGGGTGCTCGGCCCAGCCCCCTGCGGAGGGCAGCTGCCCGTGCCGCGGCCCGTGCGAGCTGCCGGCCTCTCTTGCAGGAGATATGTCGCCGGAGGGCTGTGCAAGTCGACGGCGAagctggaggggaaggtggCGGTCATCACAGGAGCCAACACGGGCATCGGAAAGGAGACGGCCAGGGACCTCGCCCGAAGAGGCAAGTCGCCGGCCTCGGTCAGCAGGCATCCCCGTGCGGCTGGCCGTGTGTCAGTCCCTTTTCTGGGCCTAAGGCAGGCGTGCTTTAGGCTTACCGGCTTCCAAAGTTACTTCTTAGGAACCCAAGTGTTCTTCCTCCAGAGGCTGTAACCACTGAGGTGCAAGTCCCCGGGTTCTCATTTGGTTTCATTGCTTGAACTCCAAAATGTGCCTTGTGACATGAAAGCATTCTGCACTGTGACTGTTTTGATCGGACTGGGGGAATTCCCAGTACTGCTGGGTTCTGCGTCTATGGAGCTGGGAAATGCCATAGGTCCACTGCTGTGTGCTTTAGTTGTTCATGTTTCAGGCTGATTTGGTTTAAATGCTTTTGGGGTAACCGGTAAGGAGATTAAACTACCTGTTCACAATCCGTTTAGAAATTACTCTGGCTTAAATCCAAGTACCTTCGTGCACTCCTTGCTCAGTGTTCCCGTTAGTGGTACACGCTCCTGACTGGGGAGGACCTGGACAGAGGCACTTCAGATGTGCATTTTCCTGGTCTGAAAACAGCTTTGGGCTGGATCAGAGCTAAGAACATAGTAGGAAAGGCTTTGAAACTGCTCCCCTGACTGATGGCagttctttaaagaaacaatgTTGTTTGTAAACACTGTACTTAGCCTGATTGTCATAGCCTTGATCATCCAGTCAGTTTCAGTGGTCTCAgtttctgttcctgctttttttcccccccttacAGGTGCAAGGGTGATTATTGCTTGCAGAGACATAGCGAAGGCAGAAGCTGCAGCCCGTGAAATCCGAGCTGAGACAGGGAACCAGCAAGTGATTGTGAAAAAACTGGACTTGGCTGATACGAAGTCCATCCGGGAATTTGCTGAGAAATTTCTAGCAGGTACAGTCTCTAGATCCTTCTTTTCATTGAGAATATTTTACCAAGGACTGCTCACTGCTCTTCTAGCAAATGCCAAATCCCTGACCTGTATGTCCCTGTGCCATGTTGGGTACTGTGGTTCACAGTGGGAGCTTGTCAGAGGCCATGAGCTAGTTTGTGGTAGGAGTCTTACCCTTATTTTATTGAGGCAATGTGGCCGCAACTCAGgcgtgggtttttttgactgaCTTCTGCCATCTTCTTGTCTTGTCTTCAGTATCTTTTTCCCTGTTTAAGGATGTCTTTTGATTcttgcagaggagaaggaaCTCCATATTCTCATTAATAACGCTGGGGTTATGTTATGCCCTTACTCCAAGACTGCTGATGGCTTTGAGATGCACCTGGGAGTCAATCATCTCGGTAAGGCCAGTGGAGTCATGTTTGCTTTCAATATCTGTGGTAAAATGCCAGAGGAAAATCTGGctttcagattttctcttcctcattcTTCCTTCTTGGAGAAGAATGGAAGGCCAGAGTTTGAGTTCTGGGGATGCAATGTCATGTATTTGCTTATCATGGACCCAGTTTAAGTATCTGTACATACTGCCTGGGACATTTGAAGTGCATGACAGCTTCAGCTTTTTGAAGCTGAGGAGCAGAACTTAATGGCCCCTAAAAAGTTTAGCTGTTGATTCTGGAGGCGGGGGTGTGTGCGTGGGgggtgtgtcttttttttccaggacttATGAAATGAGGACAGCAGTAACATACAACATGTATCTTGTAATGTAACGTGTAACACATAAGTAATATGTTGTAAGTACTTTGAAATTCCAGCAGGGGAATGCTTCAGAGAAGGATGACGTTTCTTCTCACCCCTAGGTCATTTTCTCTTGACATTCCTGTTGCTGGAGCGTCTGAAGCAGTCTGCCCCAGCACGCATAGTGAACGTGTCCTCACTGGCCCATCATGGAGGCCGAATCAGATTCCATGATCTCCACGGTGAGAAGAGCTACAATCGTGGCCTCGCTTACTGTCACAGCAAATTGGCTAACGTGCTCTTCACCCGGGAGCTGGCAAGGCGGCTGCAAGGCAAGTCCCAGAGGGGAGTAGAGTGTTTTTCCATTGGCTTTTGAGCATCATGGATGAGGAGAGTGGATTGAAGAAATATCTGGAAATTGGCTGTGCGGAAATGAAATGGCATGAGGCAAGGGTCACTGATAGCtttttacaggaagaaaataccttGTCTGTGGAACTAGGACACTTAAAACACTAACTGTCTTTACAACAACAGGGCAGAGAAGTTTAGTAGCTTGGCACAGTtgaatgtatttcatttttctgtggtgCTTGTCAAAAATTAGCTGCATCCACACAAACAACTGTGGTATGTGGgtggaagctgaaaaaaacagaaggagctGAACTACAGTTGCAGTCTCCGATAGTAAAGCTAATGCATACTCAGCAGCCTTAAATGTTGATGGTAGAACAGAAGCATAGGACTAGACAGTACATAAGTCACAACGTCTGTCACAGCCATGGCATTCAGTCCTTTTTCTAAACTTAGTATTTATCTTGCTAAAACAGAAGCAGCGTTTTAAAATCCGAtggaaactgctgctgttttagcACCCAGGCCCTCCTAGCACATTGCTTTGCAGAAGGCATGTAGTGACTGCAGTATTTGGAAGGGAGCAG includes these proteins:
- the LOC119150920 gene encoding retinol dehydrogenase 12-like, whose protein sequence is MERAAGMLTCWGAALGAAVSVPVLLLVAAPYVRRYVAGGLCKSTAKLEGKVAVITGANTGIGKETARDLARRGARVIIACRDIAKAEAAAREIRAETGNQQVIVKKLDLADTKSIREFAEKFLAEEKELHILINNAGVMLCPYSKTADGFEMHLGVNHLGHFLLTFLLLERLKQSAPARIVNVSSLAHHGGRIRFHDLHGEKSYNRGLAYCHSKLANVLFTRELARRLQGTKVTANALHPGSVHSELVRHSFVMTWLWKIFSFFLKTPWEGAQTSVYCAVAEELDSVTGQYFSDCQPAYVSPRGRDDETAKKLWNVSCELLGIQWD